From the genome of Gracilinanus agilis isolate LMUSP501 chromosome 2, AgileGrace, whole genome shotgun sequence, one region includes:
- the PSMB10 gene encoding proteasome subunit beta type-10, translating into MLHPAWEPQGGFSFENCQRNTFLETSLNGLRVPHARKTGTTIAGLVFQEGVILGSDTRATDDSVVADKNCEKIHFIAPNIYCCGAGVAADAEMTTQILASNMELHALSTSRKPQVATVTRMLRQMLFRYQGHIGASLIIGGMDVTGPHLYSVHPHGSYSHVLFTAMGSGQGPAISVLEDRFKPNMTLEEGQQLVVEAVTAGILEDLGSGSNVDVCVITQDGAKFQRAVSTPAVLSKRQGKYHYPVGTTAVMKETVMPLPLEMIEETVQTMEVE; encoded by the exons ATGCTGCACCCAGCCTGGGAGCCCCAGGGGGGATTCTCCTTTGAAAACTGCCAGAG AAATACATTTCTGGAAACTTCTCTAAATGGACTCCGTGTCCCCCATGCCCGCAAAACTGGGACCACCATCGCTGGCCTTGTATTTCAG GAGGGAGTTATCCTTGGGTCAGACACCCGGGCTACCGATGACTCAGTTGTGGCTGACAAGAACTGTGAAAAAATCCACTTCATTGCCCCCAATATCTA CTGCTGTGGAGCAGGTGTGGCAGCGGATGCAGAGATGACCACACAGATATTGGCGTCCAACATGGAGCTGCATGCTTTGTCCACCAGCCGGAAGCCACAGGTGGCTACCGTCACGCGAATGCTCCGTCAGATGCTATTCCG CTACCAAGGCCACATTGGGGCCTCCCTGATTATAGGGGGAATGGATGTCACAGGCCCCCATCTCTACAGCGTGCATCCCCATGGCTCCTACAGCCACGTACTCTTCACTGCCATGG GTTCTGGACAGGGACCAGCCATCTCTGTGCTAGAGGATCGCTTCAAACCAAACATGACG CTGGAGGAAGGCCAGCAGCTGGTGGTAGAGGCAGTGACTGCTGGGATCctggaagacctgggctcagGAAGCAATGTGGATGTGTGTGTGATCACCCAGGATGGAGCCAAGTTCCAGAGGGCAGTGAGCACACCAGCTGTTCTCTCCAAGAG GCAAGGCAAGTATCACTACCCAGTGGGTACTACAGCAGTAATGAAGGAAACTGTGATGCCGCTGCCATTGGAGATGATTGAGGAGACTGTGCAGACAATGGAGGTAGAGTGA
- the LCAT gene encoding phosphatidylcholine-sterol acyltransferase isoform X2, whose protein sequence is MGLLGPLGCRCALLGFLLLFPPASSFWLFNVLFPPSATPKAALNNHTRPVVLVPGCLGNQLEAKLDKPEVVNWLCYQKTKDFFTIWMDLNMFLPLGVDCWIDNTRVVYNRTTGQMSNAPGVQIRVPGFGKTYSVEYLDPNKLAGYMHTLVQNLVNNGYVRDETVRAAPYDWRLDPTQQEEYFKKLAGLVEDMYAAYGKPVFLIGHSLGNLHLLYFLLHQPQAWKDRFIDGFISLGAPWGGSTKTMRVLASGDNQGIPLMSNIKLREEHRMTTSSPWMFPSRLAWPEDHIFISTPNINYTFQNFQRFFADLHFEDGWYMWLNSRDLLAGLPAPGVEVYCLYGVGLPTPHTYIYDEGFPYNDPVSVLYEDGDDTVATRSMELCARWQSQQPQPVHVFPIPGLQHLNMVFSNQTLDYINSILLGTYRHSSPRHPTSRDPTKQRAGSSHLNSKTFYHTF, encoded by the exons ATGGGGCTCCTGGGACCGCTAGGCTGCCGCTGCGCCCTCCTGGGCTTTCTCCTCCTGTTCCCTCCAGCCTCCTCCTTCTGGCTCTTCAATGTCCTCTTTCCCCCAAGTGCCACCCCCAAGGCTGCCCTCAACAACCACACGAGACCTGTGGTGCTCG TGCCTGGCTGCTTGGGGAACCAATTGGAGGCCAAGCTGGACAAGCCCGAAGTGGTCAACTGGCTGTGCTATCAGAAGACGAAGGACTTCTTCACCATCTGGATGGACCTCAACATGTTCCTGCCCCTCGGGGTTGACTGTTGGATTGACAACACTAG GGTGGTCTACAACAGGACCACAGGACAAATGTCTAATGCTCCTGGGGTACAGATTCGAGTTCCAGGCTTTGGCAAGACCTATTCTGTGGAGTATCTGGACCCCAACAAACTGGCAG GCTATATGCACACATTAGTGCAAAATCTCGTCAACAACGGGTACGTGCGGGATGAGACAGTCCGGGCTGCACCTTACGATTGGAGGCTGGATCCCA CCCAGCAGGAAGAATACTTTAAGAAACTAGCAGGGCTGGTGGAAGACATGTATGCTGCCTACGGGAAGCCCGTTTTCCTCATTGGACACAGCCTGGGCAACCTTCATCTGCTGTACTTCCTTCTGCACCAGCCCCAGGCCTGGAAGGACCGATTCATTGATGGCTTCATTTCGCTGGGAGCTCCCTGGGGTGGCTCCACCAAAACCATGAGGGTCCTGGCTTCTG GTGACAACCAGGGGATTCCACTCATGTCGAACATCAAGCTTCGAGAGGAACATCGGATGACCACTTCCTCTCCGTGGATGTTCCCTTCCCGCCTAGCTTGGCCTGAGGATCACATCTTCATCTCCACACCAAACATAAACTACACCTTTCAAAATTTCCAGCGCTTTTTTGCAGACCTGCACTTTGAAGATGGCTGGTACATGTGGCTAAACAGCCGTGACCTGTTGGCAGGGCTGCCTGCTCCAGGCGTGGAGGTCTACTGCCTCTATGGAGTGGGGCTACCCACCCCCCACACCTACATCTATGACGAGGGTTTCCCCTACAATGACCCCGTGTCCGTGCTCTACGAGGATGGCGATGACACTGTGGCCACCCGGAGCATGGAGCTCTGTGCTCGCTGGCAGAGCCAGCAACCCCAGCCGGTCCACGTGTTCCCAATCCCTGGCCTGCAGCATCTCAACATGGTCTTCAGCAACCAAACATTGGATTACATCAACTCCATCCTGCTGGGCACCTATCG TCATTCTTCACCacgccatcccacctccagagacccaaccaagcaaaGAGCAGGCTCTTCGCACCTTAATTCTAAAACATTTtatcatacattttaa
- the LCAT gene encoding phosphatidylcholine-sterol acyltransferase isoform X1, translating into MGLLGPLGCRCALLGFLLLFPPASSFWLFNVLFPPSATPKAALNNHTRPVVLVPGCLGNQLEAKLDKPEVVNWLCYQKTKDFFTIWMDLNMFLPLGVDCWIDNTRVVYNRTTGQMSNAPGVQIRVPGFGKTYSVEYLDPNKLAGYMHTLVQNLVNNGYVRDETVRAAPYDWRLDPTQQEEYFKKLAGLVEDMYAAYGKPVFLIGHSLGNLHLLYFLLHQPQAWKDRFIDGFISLGAPWGGSTKTMRVLASGDNQGIPLMSNIKLREEHRMTTSSPWMFPSRLAWPEDHIFISTPNINYTFQNFQRFFADLHFEDGWYMWLNSRDLLAGLPAPGVEVYCLYGVGLPTPHTYIYDEGFPYNDPVSVLYEDGDDTVATRSMELCARWQSQQPQPVHVFPIPGLQHLNMVFSNQTLDYINSILLGTYRTKAANDSHPDPAPAKDSHLASPPRNTDTDKVTDHI; encoded by the exons ATGGGGCTCCTGGGACCGCTAGGCTGCCGCTGCGCCCTCCTGGGCTTTCTCCTCCTGTTCCCTCCAGCCTCCTCCTTCTGGCTCTTCAATGTCCTCTTTCCCCCAAGTGCCACCCCCAAGGCTGCCCTCAACAACCACACGAGACCTGTGGTGCTCG TGCCTGGCTGCTTGGGGAACCAATTGGAGGCCAAGCTGGACAAGCCCGAAGTGGTCAACTGGCTGTGCTATCAGAAGACGAAGGACTTCTTCACCATCTGGATGGACCTCAACATGTTCCTGCCCCTCGGGGTTGACTGTTGGATTGACAACACTAG GGTGGTCTACAACAGGACCACAGGACAAATGTCTAATGCTCCTGGGGTACAGATTCGAGTTCCAGGCTTTGGCAAGACCTATTCTGTGGAGTATCTGGACCCCAACAAACTGGCAG GCTATATGCACACATTAGTGCAAAATCTCGTCAACAACGGGTACGTGCGGGATGAGACAGTCCGGGCTGCACCTTACGATTGGAGGCTGGATCCCA CCCAGCAGGAAGAATACTTTAAGAAACTAGCAGGGCTGGTGGAAGACATGTATGCTGCCTACGGGAAGCCCGTTTTCCTCATTGGACACAGCCTGGGCAACCTTCATCTGCTGTACTTCCTTCTGCACCAGCCCCAGGCCTGGAAGGACCGATTCATTGATGGCTTCATTTCGCTGGGAGCTCCCTGGGGTGGCTCCACCAAAACCATGAGGGTCCTGGCTTCTG GTGACAACCAGGGGATTCCACTCATGTCGAACATCAAGCTTCGAGAGGAACATCGGATGACCACTTCCTCTCCGTGGATGTTCCCTTCCCGCCTAGCTTGGCCTGAGGATCACATCTTCATCTCCACACCAAACATAAACTACACCTTTCAAAATTTCCAGCGCTTTTTTGCAGACCTGCACTTTGAAGATGGCTGGTACATGTGGCTAAACAGCCGTGACCTGTTGGCAGGGCTGCCTGCTCCAGGCGTGGAGGTCTACTGCCTCTATGGAGTGGGGCTACCCACCCCCCACACCTACATCTATGACGAGGGTTTCCCCTACAATGACCCCGTGTCCGTGCTCTACGAGGATGGCGATGACACTGTGGCCACCCGGAGCATGGAGCTCTGTGCTCGCTGGCAGAGCCAGCAACCCCAGCCGGTCCACGTGTTCCCAATCCCTGGCCTGCAGCATCTCAACATGGTCTTCAGCAACCAAACATTGGATTACATCAACTCCATCCTGCTGGGCACCTATCGAACAAAGGCTGCAAATGACTCCCACCCAGACCCTGCCCCCGCCAAGGACTCCCACCTGGCCTCTCCTCCCAGGAACACAGACACAGACAAGGTCACAGACCACATATGA